One segment of Manihot esculenta cultivar AM560-2 chromosome 4, M.esculenta_v8, whole genome shotgun sequence DNA contains the following:
- the LOC110612795 gene encoding thionin-like protein 2 — translation MEERRARSLMVIFVVLGMAVGQSAASFGGCYKSCFLKCIITPPGNSPISCGVKCLKDCIIPSSLTTSTAKEQTHYFCNFGCASSLCTNFSTKQDPGEENVAKCVDSCSTRCSKNFSP, via the exons ATGGAGGAAAGAAGAGCTAGATCTCTTATGGTGATTTTTGTGGTGTTAGGTATGGCTGTCGGGCAGTCTGCTGCTTCATTCGGCGGTTGCTACAAGAGCTGCTTCCTTAAATGTATAATTACTCCTCCCGGTAATTCTCCCATTTCATGTGGCGTTAAGTGCTTGAAAGATTGCATCATTCCATCATCCCTCACCACTTCAACTGCCAAAGAGCAAACCCATTACTTCTGCAACTTTGGTTGTGCTTCCTCTTTGTGCACCAACTTCAGCACCAAACAAGACCCAG GGGAAGAGAATGTGGCAAAGTGTGTGGATTCTTGCTCGACCAGATGTTCCAAGAACTTCTCACCATGA